The Clostridiaceae bacterium HFYG-1003 genome includes a window with the following:
- the acpS gene encoding holo-ACP synthase yields MIYGMGCDLAKIDRVNKVFDDRRKLERCFTEKEISLFSGRPERVAGNFAAKEALAKALGTGFRGFSLKDVEILRDELGRPYLTGDSLRTILAQLAVNEHLRVHLSISHEREYAMATCILERVKI; encoded by the coding sequence ATGATTTATGGAATGGGCTGCGATCTGGCGAAGATCGACCGCGTGAATAAAGTATTTGATGACCGGAGGAAACTGGAACGCTGTTTTACTGAGAAGGAAATCAGCCTGTTTTCAGGGCGTCCGGAGCGTGTCGCGGGAAATTTCGCCGCGAAGGAAGCACTGGCCAAGGCCCTGGGAACGGGCTTCCGGGGATTTAGTCTGAAAGACGTAGAAATCCTGCGGGATGAACTGGGCCGGCCGTATCTGACCGGGGATTCGCTGAGAACGATTCTGGCTCAGCTGGCGGTAAATGAGCACTTAAGGGTGCATCTTTCGATTTCTCATGAGCGGGAATACGCCATGGCAACCTGCATCCTGGAACGGGTGAAGATTTGA
- a CDS encoding YihY/virulence factor BrkB family protein: MKAFKGIMNNRVVRFIKALLQKLNKDDAIPYAYQLSYSLMLAIFPFLIFLLTLVGFMNLDAERIIDQIQRVMPGEAFKLFEGIIHDVTKNQNGTLLSISIVTAIWSAAGGFKAFMKAMNKVHGLKEDRSFLVVNLDAIVLVVLLAVGIAGSLLLLVFFQPIIDTVKSYFPLLEVGPSQKLLSFVVPLVFIFLLFLAFYMFVPARNVKLKHALPGAIFAAVAFMAVSLGFQYYVATFANYNRFYGAMGAVVILIFWILLISIIMVMGGALNSLIIQTRGVRYPFWKTKKDTINEVRDEAVTKVEEKYRYAEGIREVRF; this comes from the coding sequence ATGAAAGCTTTCAAAGGAATTATGAATAACCGGGTGGTCCGGTTTATCAAGGCGCTGTTGCAGAAGCTGAATAAGGATGACGCGATTCCCTATGCCTACCAGCTGTCCTACAGCCTGATGCTGGCGATTTTCCCATTCCTGATCTTCCTGCTCACTCTGGTCGGTTTCATGAATCTGGACGCCGAGCGAATCATCGACCAGATTCAGCGGGTCATGCCCGGGGAAGCCTTCAAGCTGTTTGAGGGAATCATTCATGATGTGACGAAGAATCAGAACGGGACCTTGCTGTCCATCTCCATTGTGACTGCGATCTGGTCGGCAGCAGGCGGATTCAAAGCCTTTATGAAGGCGATGAACAAAGTTCACGGACTCAAGGAAGACCGCTCCTTCCTTGTCGTGAACCTGGATGCCATCGTACTGGTCGTTCTTCTGGCCGTGGGCATTGCCGGTTCCCTGCTTCTCCTGGTCTTCTTCCAGCCCATCATTGATACGGTGAAGAGCTACTTCCCGCTCCTGGAAGTCGGACCCAGTCAGAAGCTTCTCAGCTTCGTCGTTCCGCTGGTATTCATCTTCCTGCTGTTCCTTGCCTTCTATATGTTTGTCCCGGCCCGGAACGTCAAGCTGAAGCATGCCCTGCCCGGCGCCATTTTTGCCGCCGTTGCCTTCATGGCAGTGTCTCTGGGCTTCCAGTACTACGTAGCAACCTTCGCCAACTACAACCGGTTCTATGGCGCCATGGGTGCGGTGGTCATTCTGATCTTCTGGATTCTCCTGATCTCCATCATCATGGTGATGGGGGGAGCGCTCAATTCACTGATTATCCAGACCAGAGGGGTTCGGTACCCCTTCTGGAAGACAAAGAAGGATACCATCAATGAAGTGCGGGATGAGGCTGTAACGAAGGTGGAAGAAAAATACCGCTACGCCGAAGGGATCCGCGAAGTTCGGTTCTAA
- the hisS gene encoding histidine--tRNA ligase, giving the protein MKTTPVKGTNDYNANEAEIRDYLQDRILGVYRKYGYERIVTPILEDSENLDKSEGGDNLNLVFKILKRGEKLDKAMQSGSMNDLTDMGLRYDLTLPLCRYVANNQGKLVYPFKVIQMGTVYRAERPQKGRLREFTQCDIDVIGSSSPNIEIELLHVASEALIAIGIKRFTIKVNDRRVLKSMLEGMGFATPDLDSVCISFDKLDKIGVDGVCAELTEKAFPGEAIESLHRQLEQGNFTLESMAEQIAEKEAAANLQTIVEQASQIATENAARYPDVEYKVIFDPSLVRGQGYYTGTVFEIESDEFRGAIAGGGRYDNLIGKFIRQDVPAVGISIGFERIFSILMSQNFQIPDQKQKIALFYEPSEFGEAFRKAESLRDSYTISLLERPKKIGPYLDRLKEKGVTGFINFGGSDEVNFLD; this is encoded by the coding sequence ATGAAAACAACTCCTGTAAAAGGTACCAACGATTATAATGCCAACGAAGCGGAAATCCGCGATTATCTGCAGGACCGGATTCTGGGCGTTTACCGCAAGTATGGTTATGAGCGGATCGTTACCCCCATCCTGGAAGATTCCGAAAATCTGGACAAGAGTGAGGGCGGCGATAACCTGAACCTGGTCTTCAAGATTCTGAAGCGCGGCGAAAAGCTGGACAAAGCCATGCAGTCGGGTTCCATGAACGATCTGACCGATATGGGTCTACGCTATGACCTGACGCTGCCGCTGTGCCGTTATGTTGCCAACAATCAGGGCAAGCTGGTGTATCCATTCAAGGTGATCCAGATGGGCACCGTTTATCGGGCCGAGCGGCCACAGAAGGGCCGCCTGCGTGAATTTACCCAGTGCGACATTGACGTCATCGGCTCCTCCTCTCCCAACATCGAGATCGAGCTGCTCCATGTCGCTTCCGAAGCGCTCATCGCCATCGGCATCAAGCGCTTTACCATCAAGGTCAATGACCGCCGGGTTCTGAAATCCATGCTGGAAGGCATGGGCTTTGCCACCCCGGATCTGGATTCCGTCTGCATTTCCTTCGACAAGCTGGACAAAATCGGAGTCGACGGCGTCTGTGCGGAACTGACGGAAAAAGCCTTCCCCGGCGAAGCCATCGAAAGCCTGCACCGGCAGCTGGAACAGGGCAACTTTACCCTGGAATCCATGGCGGAGCAGATTGCCGAAAAAGAAGCTGCTGCCAATCTCCAAACGATTGTCGAACAAGCCTCGCAAATCGCCACAGAAAATGCTGCCCGCTATCCTGATGTGGAGTACAAGGTGATCTTTGATCCCTCCCTGGTTCGTGGGCAGGGTTACTATACCGGCACGGTGTTTGAGATCGAATCCGATGAATTCAGAGGAGCCATCGCCGGTGGCGGCCGCTATGACAATCTCATCGGCAAATTTATCCGCCAGGACGTACCGGCTGTTGGCATCTCCATTGGCTTTGAGCGGATTTTCTCGATCCTGATGTCCCAGAATTTCCAGATTCCCGACCAGAAGCAGAAAATCGCGCTGTTCTATGAACCGTCAGAGTTTGGCGAAGCCTTCCGCAAAGCGGAAAGCCTGCGTGACAGTTATACCATCAGCCTGCTGGAACGCCCGAAAAAGATTGGGCCATACCTGGACCGGCTGAAAGAAAAAGGCGTGACCGGATTCATCAATTTCGGCGGATCCGATGAGGTCAATTTCCTCGACTGA
- a CDS encoding ATP-dependent DNA helicase yields MYQVKISVRNLVESILMTGDIGSEMKILTPERAEEGSRVHRLHQERRLQENKDYRREVYLKQEFNYGDILVTVDGRADGLVPDDYIEEIKSTYLNPEALADYQNPLHWAQLKFYAYMYLVAEDKARMNLKLTYFNIDTEEVFSRDETWTLADLTGFVSGVLETFVELRRLYFRWREKRDKSIRLADFPFAQYRPGQREMAVNVYGTIRDRRQIFVQAPTGIGKTISSLFPAVKALREGKTDRIFYLTPKSTGKQIGEESIRLLREGGTALRSVTLTSKEKICFMEEVRCEAEYCPYARGYYDKVTPAVIDLLNHEDSMSREVMEAYAKKHEICPFEFSLDLSLYADIIIGDYNYAFDPRVYLKRFFEEKTEQYTFLVDEAHNLLDRARSMFSAEVSTQPYETLASDFGRISSDIAKKAGKAGDSLRQIQAGLPQEERMVWSTYHPELVNVLESFRGACEKYLQDEEEIRRKEQNRERDREIQDLCLDTYFATRTFLKIAELYGTGYLTYAVLKGQELTYKLFCIHPGENLKEASKRADSIVYFSATLTPMDYYMDLYGAEESAYRMGLPSPFPAEHLKVFSDTKIDTRYKVRSRSYDSIAADLDRMLKYKMGNYVAFFPSYVYMRNVYDAFLTQYGSYYEVRLQEPGLSELDRTAVLAEFEQPRDRSFLYFMVLGGVFAEGIDLKGDRLIGSAIIGLGYPQLDYERELIMDYFNQANNEGFQYAYTYPGLNKVTQAGGRVIRSGTDRGIILLMDTRYRRRDIQRLLPPGWFPVQDIKDLEAPEDEESDVSAE; encoded by the coding sequence ATGTACCAGGTAAAAATATCGGTACGCAACCTGGTGGAATCCATTCTGATGACCGGAGACATCGGCTCTGAGATGAAGATACTGACCCCTGAACGAGCCGAGGAAGGCTCCCGGGTGCATCGTCTGCATCAGGAACGCAGGCTTCAGGAAAATAAGGATTACCGCCGGGAAGTGTACTTGAAACAGGAATTTAACTACGGTGACATCCTGGTCACCGTGGATGGCCGGGCTGATGGGCTTGTGCCGGATGATTACATCGAAGAAATCAAGAGCACCTATCTGAATCCGGAGGCGCTGGCGGATTACCAGAACCCCCTGCACTGGGCTCAGCTGAAGTTTTACGCTTATATGTATCTGGTTGCTGAGGACAAGGCTCGGATGAATCTGAAGCTGACCTATTTCAACATTGATACGGAAGAGGTTTTTTCCCGGGACGAGACGTGGACGCTGGCAGATCTGACCGGATTCGTGTCAGGGGTTCTGGAGACTTTCGTGGAGCTTCGCCGGCTCTATTTCCGCTGGCGGGAGAAACGGGACAAGAGCATCCGCCTGGCGGATTTTCCGTTCGCGCAGTATCGCCCCGGTCAGCGGGAGATGGCAGTCAATGTCTATGGAACGATCCGTGACCGGCGGCAGATCTTTGTCCAGGCTCCGACGGGGATCGGAAAAACCATTTCCTCCCTGTTTCCGGCGGTGAAGGCGCTGCGGGAAGGGAAGACGGACCGGATCTTTTATCTCACCCCCAAAAGCACCGGGAAACAGATCGGAGAGGAATCCATCCGGCTGCTGCGGGAAGGCGGAACGGCTCTGCGCAGCGTCACCCTGACTTCCAAGGAAAAAATCTGCTTCATGGAGGAAGTGCGCTGTGAAGCGGAGTACTGTCCCTATGCCAGGGGCTATTATGACAAGGTAACGCCGGCAGTGATTGATCTGCTCAACCATGAGGATTCCATGTCCCGGGAAGTAATGGAAGCCTATGCGAAAAAGCACGAGATCTGCCCCTTTGAGTTTTCCCTGGACCTGTCGCTGTATGCCGACATCATCATCGGGGACTACAACTATGCCTTTGACCCGAGAGTCTATCTCAAACGGTTCTTCGAGGAGAAAACCGAACAATATACGTTTCTGGTGGATGAAGCGCATAACCTGCTGGATCGGGCCCGATCCATGTTCTCGGCAGAGGTTTCAACCCAGCCCTATGAAACCCTGGCCAGTGACTTTGGCCGGATCAGCAGCGATATCGCCAAAAAAGCCGGAAAAGCCGGAGATTCGCTCCGTCAGATCCAGGCCGGTCTCCCGCAGGAGGAACGGATGGTCTGGTCCACCTATCATCCGGAACTGGTCAATGTCCTGGAAAGCTTTCGCGGAGCCTGCGAAAAATACCTGCAGGATGAAGAGGAAATTCGTCGGAAAGAACAGAACCGGGAGCGCGACCGCGAGATCCAGGATCTCTGCCTGGATACTTATTTTGCCACCCGGACGTTCCTGAAGATTGCCGAGCTCTACGGCACCGGCTATCTCACCTATGCCGTCCTCAAGGGCCAGGAGCTGACCTACAAGCTCTTCTGCATTCATCCCGGCGAGAACCTCAAGGAGGCATCCAAGCGGGCTGACAGCATTGTCTACTTTTCAGCCACCCTGACGCCGATGGATTATTATATGGATCTGTACGGGGCCGAGGAGTCGGCCTACCGGATGGGGCTGCCTTCGCCATTTCCGGCGGAGCACCTGAAAGTGTTCAGCGACACGAAAATTGATACCAGATACAAGGTTCGCTCGCGCAGCTATGACTCCATCGCCGCTGATCTGGACCGGATGCTGAAGTACAAGATGGGAAACTACGTCGCCTTCTTTCCGTCCTATGTCTATATGCGCAATGTCTACGACGCGTTCCTGACCCAGTACGGTTCTTACTATGAAGTGCGGCTGCAGGAACCGGGTCTGTCTGAGCTGGATCGTACCGCCGTGCTGGCCGAGTTTGAGCAGCCGCGGGACCGCAGTTTTCTGTACTTCATGGTTCTGGGCGGCGTCTTTGCCGAAGGCATTGACCTGAAAGGGGATCGGCTGATCGGATCGGCCATCATCGGCCTGGGCTATCCCCAGCTGGACTATGAACGGGAATTGATCATGGATTATTTTAATCAGGCTAATAATGAAGGCTTCCAGTACGCCTATACCTATCCGGGACTGAATAAAGTGACCCAGGCCGGCGGCCGGGTGATCCGTAGCGGTACCGACCGGGGCATCATTCTGCTGATGGATACCCGCTACCGGCGCCGCGACATTCAGAGACTGCTTCCCCCGGGATGGTTCCCGGTTCAGGATATCAAAGACCTGGAAGCGCCTGAGGACGAGGAGTCCGATGTCAGTGCCGAATAA
- a CDS encoding GNAT family N-acetyltransferase, with amino-acid sequence MKLSSSPFVRHETNLTIEKVERPAIQTLVTEYQGSLPFPGDNFIPDLLSGSDLFRIQSPDLLPAGFFAIQDRNSLTALYLRGAFRHLEREMFEEILTRFSIQRGFIRTFDHHSLPLFLEYQRKCEPQAYQFQLDPATVRPLPRPDIRLKLADRSDLPFLEEMSFLPNSAGYVRRQEAWIARDDSGQSVGIGIIQPHQSFDRYMDIGMFTCPSVRRQGIGRTILLQLIQLVLQSGRIPVAGCYYQNHLSRRTLESAGMTCVGAIFRFYFKRPAESPDRR; translated from the coding sequence ATGAAGCTTTCATCCTCTCCCTTTGTGCGCCATGAAACCAATCTGACCATTGAAAAAGTCGAAAGACCGGCAATCCAAACCCTGGTAACGGAGTACCAGGGTTCCTTGCCATTCCCCGGAGATAATTTTATTCCCGACCTCCTGAGCGGCTCCGACCTCTTCCGGATTCAAAGCCCGGACTTGCTGCCCGCTGGCTTTTTCGCCATCCAGGATCGGAATTCCCTGACCGCCCTGTATCTTCGCGGAGCTTTCCGCCATCTCGAACGCGAGATGTTCGAAGAGATTCTGACCCGGTTTTCCATTCAGCGCGGCTTCATCCGAACCTTCGATCATCACAGCCTGCCGCTTTTCCTGGAATACCAGCGAAAATGCGAACCGCAGGCCTATCAGTTCCAGCTGGATCCGGCCACTGTCCGGCCGCTTCCCCGACCGGATATCCGTCTGAAGCTGGCGGATCGGAGCGACCTTCCCTTCCTGGAAGAGATGAGTTTCCTCCCGAACAGTGCCGGGTACGTCCGCCGCCAGGAAGCCTGGATCGCCCGGGATGACTCCGGCCAGAGCGTCGGCATAGGCATTATCCAGCCCCATCAGAGCTTTGACCGCTACATGGACATCGGCATGTTCACCTGCCCTTCGGTTCGCCGCCAGGGAATCGGCCGCACCATCCTGCTTCAGCTGATTCAGCTGGTGCTCCAGTCGGGTCGGATCCCGGTGGCTGGCTGCTATTACCAGAACCATCTCTCCCGCCGGACCCTCGAGTCCGCCGGCATGACCTGTGTGGGCGCGATCTTCCGGTTCTATTTCAAACGTCCGGCGGAATCACCGGACAGGCGCTGA
- a CDS encoding FAD-dependent oxidoreductase, whose amino-acid sequence MEKLVIAGNGIAGHSALQEVLKSGKEFDITVVWEEHPNTYMRTQIIHYAVGELAADKFFMTKGDFYADKGVRSVQGKVTAIDEKNRTVTLASGEEITWDRLILATGAYNFVPPVQVEGHSECQVIDSGSVGCHEGVYTMRNLEDARNFGDKIRTARKAVVVGGGLLGLEAADILAQKGLDVTVVEFAPRLLPRQLDTASSELFKAQAEQFGITFLLGDSVKEIRYDENQLKEVLLNSGRLVPCDLVLFSIGIRSNLESFGKTVDINRGILINKYTETSEPGIYACGDAAEYNGMVYGTWGFAMSSGKAAGQNASGTRTEMKPYVLNTMFNSLGTKIFSTGAVNFDDPLLETHVSGNPKTGYAKLLFQDGILVAGVLMGDTSQGPKLSKAIEGRMNRAEAIEAFRPKAS is encoded by the coding sequence ATGGAAAAGCTCGTTATCGCCGGAAACGGCATTGCCGGCCACAGCGCCCTGCAGGAAGTCCTGAAAAGCGGCAAAGAATTTGACATTACGGTTGTCTGGGAAGAGCATCCCAATACATACATGCGGACCCAAATCATACATTACGCCGTCGGTGAACTGGCGGCAGACAAGTTTTTCATGACGAAGGGTGACTTTTACGCCGACAAGGGTGTGCGTTCCGTTCAGGGCAAGGTGACAGCCATCGATGAAAAGAACCGTACCGTCACTCTGGCCAGCGGTGAAGAAATCACCTGGGACCGTCTGATCCTGGCTACGGGTGCCTATAATTTTGTCCCGCCCGTTCAGGTGGAAGGTCATTCCGAATGTCAGGTTATCGATTCAGGATCCGTAGGCTGCCACGAAGGCGTCTATACCATGCGCAACCTGGAGGACGCCAGGAATTTCGGAGACAAGATCCGGACAGCCCGCAAGGCGGTTGTGGTGGGCGGAGGCCTGCTGGGCCTGGAAGCCGCTGATATTCTGGCTCAGAAAGGCCTGGATGTGACCGTCGTGGAGTTTGCCCCCCGGCTTCTGCCGCGGCAGCTGGATACTGCCTCTTCCGAACTGTTCAAGGCTCAGGCCGAGCAGTTTGGCATCACGTTCCTCCTGGGCGATTCCGTGAAGGAAATCCGATATGATGAGAATCAGCTGAAAGAAGTTCTGCTAAACTCCGGACGCTTGGTACCCTGCGATCTGGTGCTGTTCTCCATCGGAATCCGGTCCAATCTGGAATCCTTCGGAAAAACGGTGGATATCAACCGCGGCATCCTGATCAACAAATATACGGAAACCTCTGAGCCTGGCATCTATGCCTGCGGTGATGCGGCTGAATACAACGGCATGGTCTACGGAACCTGGGGCTTTGCAATGTCCAGCGGCAAGGCAGCCGGACAGAACGCATCCGGAACCCGGACCGAGATGAAGCCCTACGTGCTGAACACCATGTTCAACTCCCTGGGCACCAAAATCTTCTCCACCGGTGCGGTCAATTTCGATGATCCCCTGCTGGAAACCCACGTCAGCGGCAATCCCAAAACCGGCTATGCCAAACTTCTGTTCCAGGACGGCATCCTGGTGGCCGGCGTTCTCATGGGTGACACCAGCCAGGGTCCGAAGCTGTCCAAGGCCATCGAAGGGCGCATGAACCGGGCAGAAGCCATTGAAGCGTTCCGCCCCAAAGCCTCCTGA